In Camarhynchus parvulus chromosome Z, STF_HiC, whole genome shotgun sequence, a genomic segment contains:
- the LOC115915813 gene encoding protein FAM240B-like → MNSQYMRHEVRGCETSDLRNFWEKTIEQQTQYLQNEKERQRRSALTKLRNEWMERLEKRIKMLRTQSEDSSS, encoded by the exons ATGAATAGCCAATATATGCGTCATGAGGTGCGGGGCTGTGAAACCAGTGACCTGAGGAACTTCTGGGAAAAGACCATCGAACAACAAACTCAGTACCTGCAAAACGAAAAGGAACGTCAGCGAAGAAGCGCTCTGACAAA GCTCAGAAATGAATGGATGGAGAGGCTGGAAAAACGGATAAAGATGTTGAGGACCCAATCTGAAGACTCATCCAGCTGA